In a genomic window of Mustela nigripes isolate SB6536 chromosome 8, MUSNIG.SB6536, whole genome shotgun sequence:
- the RNF10 gene encoding E3 ubiquitin-protein ligase RNF10 isoform X5, which translates to MPQSSPNAAATASDMDKNSGSSSSSASSGSSKGQQPPRSASAGPAGESKPKSDGKNSSGSKRFNRKREPSYPKNENFSNQSRRSNSQKSKTFNKMPPQRGGGSSKVFSSSFNGGRRDEVAEAQRAEFSPAQFSGPKKINLNHLLNFTFEPRGQAGHFEGGGHGSWGKRNKWGHKPFNKELFLQANCQFVVSEDQDYTVHFADPDTLVNWDFVEQVRICSHEVPSCPICLYPPTAAKITRCGHIFCWACILHYLSLSEKTWSKCPICYSSVHKKDLKSVVATESRQYVVGDTITMQLMKREKGVLLALPKSKWMNVDHPIHLGDEQHSQYSKLLLASKEQVLHRVVQEEKVALEQQLAEEKHTPESCFIEAAIQELKTREEALSGLTESGREVPGVVPALEQLVLMAPLVKESVFQPRKNLSQQGVLEYLSAFDEETTEVCSLGSPHPLALPLVEEEEAVSEPEPEACDDSELVDDSLGEGTICTESSQQEPITKPGFTHLSSSPCYYFYQAEDGQHMFLHPVNVRCLVREYGSLEQSPEKISAVVVEIAGYSMSEDVRQRHRYLSHLPLTCEFSICELALQPPVVSKETLEIFSDDIEKRKRQRQKKAREERRRERRIEMEENKKQGKYPEVHIPLENLQQFPAFNSYTCTSDSALGPTSTEGHGALSLSPLSRSPGSQADFLLTPLSPTASQGSPSFCVGSLEEDSPFPSFAQMLRVGKAKADVWPKTTPKKR; encoded by the exons ATGGAAAGAACTCAAGTGGATCCAAGCGTTTTAATCGCAAACGTGAACCTTCCTAtcccaaaaatgaaaattttagcaaCCAGTCCCGTCGCTCcaattcacagaaaagcaaaacttTTAACAAGATGCCTCCACAGAGGGGCGGCGGCAGCAGCAAAGTCTTTAGCTCTTCTTTTAATGGTGGAAGACGAGATGAG GTAGCAGAGGCTCAAAGGGCAGAGTTTAGCCCTGCCCAGTTCTCTGGTCCGAAGAAGATCAATTTGAACCACTTGTTGAATTTCACTTTTGAACCCCGTGGCCAGGCGGGTCACTTTGAAGGCGGTGGACATGGCAGCTGGGGAAAAAGGAACAAGTGGGGGCATAAGCCTTTTAACAAGGAACTCTTTTTACAGGCCAA CTGCCAATTTGTAGTGTCTGAAGACCAAGACTACACAGTTCATTTTGCTGATCCTGATACCTTAGTCAACTGGGACTTTGTGGAACAAGTG CGTATTTGTAGCCATGAAGTGCCATCTTGCCCAATATGCCTATATCCACCTACTGCAGCCAAGATAACCCGTTGTGGACACATCTTCTGCTGGGCATGCATTCTGCACTACCTTTCCCTGAGTGAGAAGACCTGGAGTAAATGTCCCATCTGTTACAGTTCTGTGCATAAGAAGGATCTCAAGAG TGTTGTTGCCACAGAGTCACGGCAGTATGTTGTTGGTGATACCATTACAATGCAGCtgatgaagagggagaaaggggtgtTGTTGGCTTTGCCCAAATCCAAATGGATGAATGTAGACCATCCTATTCATCTAGGAG ATGAACAGCACAGCCAGTACTCCAAGTTACTGCTGGCCTCTAAGGAGCAGGTGCTGCACCGGGTGGTTCAGGAAGAGAAGGTAGCTCTAGAGCAGCAGCTGGCagaggagaagcacactcccgAGTCCTGCTTTATTGAGGCAGCTATCCAGGAGCTCAAG ACTCGGGAAGAAGCTCTGTCAGGATTGACCGAAAGCGGAAGGGAGGTCCCTGGTGTTGTGCCTGCTCTGGAACAACTGGTGCTGATGGCTCCCTTGGTGAAGGAGTCCGTTTTTCAACCCAGGAAG AATTTGTCCCAACAGGGTGTGCTAGAGTATCTGTCTGCTTTTGATGAAGAGACCACCGAAGTTTGTTCTCTGGGCTCTCCTCatcctcttgctctccctctggtggaggaagaggaagcagtgTCTGAACCAGAGCCCGAGGCCTGTGATGACTCAGAGTTAGTAGATGACAGTCTGGGAGAGGGGACCATTTGTACTGAGTCCAGCCAGCAGGAACCCATCACCAAGCCAGGCTTTACACATCTGAGCAGCTCTCCTTGTTACTACTTTTATCAAG CGGAGGACGGGCAGCACATGTTCCTGCATCCTGTGAATGTGCGCTGCCTTGTGAGGGAGTACGGCAGCCTGGAGCAGAGCCCGGAGAAGATCTCGGCGGTAGTGGTGGAGATTGCCGGCTACTCCATGTCCGAG GATGTTCGACAGCGCCATAGATACCTTTCTCACCTGCCGCTCACCTGTGAGTTCAGTATCTGTGAATTGGCTCTGCAGCCTCCTGTGGTCTCCAAGGAAACCCTAGAGATATTTTCAG ATGACATTGAGAAGAGGAAGCGTCAGCGCCAGAAGAAGGCTCGGGAGGAACGCCGCCGGGAGCGCAGGATTGAGATGGAGGAGAACAAGAAACAGGGCAAGT ACCCAGAAGTCCACATTCCCCTAGAGAATCTACAGCAGTTTCCTGCCTTCAATTCCTATACCTGCACCTCTGATTCTGCTTTGGGTCCCACCAGCACCGAGGGCCATGgtgccctctccctttctcctcttagCAGAAGTCCAGGTTCCCAAGCAG ACTTTTTGCTGACCCCTCTGTCACCTACTGCCAGTCAGGGCAGTCCTTCATTCTGCGTTGGGAGTCTGGAAGAagactctcctttcccttcctttgccCAG ATGCTGAGGGttggaaaagcaaaagcagaTGTGTGGCCCAAAACTACTCCCAAAAAA agatga